The DNA region aaaagatcTTGTAATGTTGTTGCAGATAACTTAGCTAAAGAAGGTAGGATTACAAACTCAAGTTATGTTGTAAAATGGAAAAACgttgtataatattttctaatgtataataaaaagcttgccgacaaaaaaaaaagaaaaaaaaatgatacacTGTACAGATTAACAAGATTGAATACAAAGATATTTTACATTTCATCGACCTCTTTGTTTCTCTCATATGGTATCAGAATCTATGGTATCTTtctcttttcaaaattttactttttagctgtgaaatattttttatataatcaataaaaatgttCCCAACACCATGGTTCTCAAAGTTGAGTGAGATACTCCTTTCGAAAATTACTAAAGATTAATAAATTCCTTTCTTTTCctgtttatatattaaatatttttaataaataatattataacaGATATTATTTAGaatatgaatattttgtttttcaaaaagataacatgtagtttcttttttcttccaaCTAGTTTACAGGAATATGAAACTCAAGTGTGCGGACTTTTCCAGAATTGTGATGGAAAAGACAAGCACAAAGACATCCCTGAGATACAACCAATTTTGATCGTGTCATGTCCCactatttatttctttaaaaatactttttaagaaaataaataacacatgaatgctttatatttatataaagcaATTATGTGGACCGTCCGTCCTCGGATTCATGGCTCAGTTTTATGAATTATGTTGTTAATAGATTTGTGGTTCTTAAAGTTTTTAGtgtttgttcaaaaaataattgttttttaatgtttttggcAAATTCGTTTACAGCTTATATGGTTGGACACGCGCTTATTGAGAGAGTGTAACTCATATTATGATTACGTTGAAACGAGAAAACTGCGGGGAGGGCGCGTGAGATTTGTATTTATTACACGTTGTGTCAAATACATGTGGAAGTCATATGCCTTTGTCAGCTGCTGACGCGGACTATGTGGACCCTTCGTAGTTGGCTTTTTAAGTTTGTAGAGTCGAAAGCTTGACACGCGAGCTTGGTTTCTTAACGCGTTGTCATATGTACTTCAAATCTTGTAAGTAGGTTTAACTTTTGACCGTTTGATATTGGTTAAGAAAATCGAACTTTGTGTTTCTAAAGTTGTAAATCTTGAAATGTCATTTGAATATCAAAGTCCTTAGCACCACGAAGACGACCAAATATTCCATGTTAGCATATAATGTACCGATCTATGTAGATCATGGTTTCGATAATTAATAGCATAAAAACTCggaattatgaaaaaaaaattataaaaataaaagaatatgagATATGaaatggtaattttttttaatttacttaaTGACCGACCATGATTCCTggcatttttgttttgttgaaacTTTGATTGATTCctgacttttaaaaaaattgattggcAACCAATGAAAGAAACAAGAAATGCATAGTATTCACTCtatattgataacaaaaacacGGTCCATGATTTCATACTCAAAAACACATTCGACCcactttaatttatttatttccacAAACATAAATTCCAATTTTCCAAACATTCAAacgtttattattattattattattattattattatatacatattgagacgagttgttcaaaaaaaaaatatatacatattgagACGCtgatgagagagagaagaggaagTGAGTCACAAGAACTACGACATAAAACCGAACCCAATTCAATTCTCCTTTTTTCAGACCAAACACAAAGGGAGAGAGAACATTAATGGAAGACGTACGGAAGATCGTGGTGGTTGTAGAAGATAAAGAAGCGGCGAGGACGGCGTTGCAATGGGCACTTCATAACCTCCTCCGTCAAGGTGACATCATAGTCCTACTCCACGTAATCTCTCCTCCGCCGCGCAAGAAGAAATCTACGGCGGCGCGTCTCCTCCGCCGCCACGGATACCATCTCGCCCTCTCTTTCCGTGAAATCTGCGACGCTTTCTTCAACGTGAGTGAAATGAAACCATTCTGATCCCACtttttcttgattcttgattttTTTGGATGATCGTGGTTAACGTGCAGACGAACACGGAGATCATTGTGAGAGAAGGAGACGAAGATGGAAGGACGATAGCTGAAGTGGTGAAAGAGATTGGTGCTTCGACGCTTCTCGTGGGTCTCCATCAGAACAGCTTTCTTTACAGGTACCATTATGATCGATTAGAAAGTTAAGGGGTCATAACTAAAGATTCTGAATTAGTAATTACTCGATATTGATGTGTGTAGATGGTCAACGAGTGGGATTGATGTAACTAGAAACTTGGGCTGCAAAGTGATTGCTATAAAGCAGCCTTTGGCGGAAGAGTCGCCGCCGGGAAAACTGAAGGGACGCATGACCTCACATACGACGGCGACATCAGATAGCTTAACTAACTTTGACTTCTCTCAAATCGAAATTTCTGGATTACAGTGAGTAATATAcgtatcttctttgttttcagttcagttattcttttaaaataattgattcggtaaataatttcaaaatacagatttttagtttttcaaaaaagaaaaatgatatcTAGAGATACTGTATGATAACATGGCACTTTGTCTGTAA from Raphanus sativus cultivar WK10039 chromosome 8, ASM80110v3, whole genome shotgun sequence includes:
- the LOC108820865 gene encoding uncharacterized protein LOC108820865, whose product is MEDVRKIVVVVEDKEAARTALQWALHNLLRQGDIIVLLHVISPPPRKKKSTAARLLRRHGYHLALSFREICDAFFNTNTEIIVREGDEDGRTIAEVVKEIGASTLLVGLHQNSFLYRWSTSGIDVTRNLGCKVIAIKQPLAEESPPGKLKGRMTSHTTATSDSLTNFDFSQIEISGLQVPEIRTPKVPYRLCPSPRAILWRSTPRRSKARYVVAS